From a region of the Methanolinea sp. genome:
- a CDS encoding ABC transporter substrate-binding protein → MTLYIALDDTDTRESRGTGRLARSIAHDLQNAGYQLAGVSRHQLLVHPDIPYTSHNSCAVIHLENGADTDAVFEQVQDLMLSDFIPGSDPGLAVAGHDDVPLEITAFGLEAKMTVRTQDEARALARKCGIRLAGLGGTNGGVIGALAGIGLAASGNDGRYILFRNLRDFSGDIRVEDLLSAGVSRVTTLQGDPVTAGIVRVRKFPKPAIRNRTAVLYIEERDGMYHEVIRD, encoded by the coding sequence ATGACCCTCTACATTGCCCTCGACGACACCGATACCCGCGAGTCCCGGGGAACCGGGCGGCTTGCCCGGTCAATCGCCCACGACCTCCAGAATGCCGGATACCAGCTTGCCGGGGTGAGCCGGCACCAGCTCCTTGTCCATCCCGATATCCCGTATACCTCGCACAACAGCTGTGCAGTCATCCACCTGGAGAACGGGGCTGATACCGATGCCGTCTTCGAACAGGTGCAAGACCTCATGCTATCAGATTTCATCCCGGGAAGCGACCCGGGCCTCGCTGTTGCTGGCCACGATGACGTCCCGCTGGAGATAACCGCGTTCGGGCTGGAGGCGAAAATGACGGTCAGGACACAGGACGAGGCACGTGCCCTGGCCCGGAAGTGCGGCATCCGGCTTGCCGGTCTTGGGGGGACAAACGGGGGGGTCATCGGAGCACTGGCAGGCATCGGGCTTGCAGCATCGGGAAACGACGGCCGGTACATCCTGTTCCGGAACCTCCGGGACTTTTCAGGTGATATCCGCGTGGAAGACCTCCTTTCGGCAGGGGTTTCGCGGGTGACAACCCTCCAGGGAGATCCGGTGACAGCCGGGATCGTCAGGGTGCGAAAGTTTCCAAAGCCAGCCATCCGGAACAGGACGGCCGTCCTCTACATCGAAGAACGGGATGGGATGTACCACGAAGTCATCCGCGACTGA
- the argF gene encoding ornithine carbamoyltransferase: MNRDLLSILDLSAAELEVLLGEAANLKMLRKAGRPHEFLKGKALAMVFEKASTRTRISFETGMYELGGHALFLNPGDLQIGRGEEIRDTARVMSRYVAGIMIRAYHHEHIEEFARWSSVPVINGLSDREHPCQIIADLMTIREHFGTLSGLRVAWVGDGNNVCNSLVLASALTGYELTVASPVGFQPPGEVVDRARAEGGSVSLVRDPVDAVADAHVVVTDTWVSMGEESEKAERLKAFSGYTVTSALMRKAGPEAIFLHCLPAHRGQEVADEVIEGPLSLVFDEAENRLHSQKALLVKLMGKEIRGA, encoded by the coding sequence ATGAACAGGGATCTGCTCTCCATCCTCGACCTCTCCGCAGCCGAGCTGGAGGTTCTCCTCGGTGAAGCGGCCAACCTGAAGATGCTCCGGAAGGCCGGGCGCCCCCACGAATTCCTGAAAGGAAAGGCGCTTGCCATGGTCTTTGAGAAGGCTTCCACCCGGACCAGGATCTCGTTTGAGACGGGAATGTACGAGCTCGGCGGACATGCCCTGTTCCTAAACCCCGGCGACCTCCAGATCGGGCGGGGAGAGGAGATAAGGGACACCGCCCGCGTCATGTCCCGTTACGTGGCTGGAATCATGATCCGCGCCTACCACCACGAGCATATCGAGGAATTTGCCCGGTGGTCATCGGTCCCTGTTATCAACGGGCTATCCGACCGCGAACACCCCTGCCAGATCATCGCCGACCTGATGACCATCCGGGAGCATTTCGGGACGCTTTCCGGGCTGCGGGTGGCATGGGTCGGGGACGGGAACAACGTCTGCAACTCGCTGGTGCTGGCATCTGCACTGACCGGCTACGAGCTGACGGTCGCCTCGCCGGTCGGGTTCCAGCCTCCCGGAGAGGTGGTTGACCGGGCCCGGGCGGAGGGGGGATCGGTCAGCCTGGTCAGGGACCCGGTGGATGCGGTGGCAGACGCTCACGTGGTGGTAACCGATACCTGGGTCTCCATGGGGGAGGAAAGCGAGAAGGCGGAACGTCTTAAGGCGTTTTCCGGTTATACCGTGACTTCTGCCCTGATGAGGAAGGCCGGGCCGGAAGCGATCTTTCTCCATTGCCTCCCGGCACACCGCGGCCAGGAGGTTGCTGACGAGGTCATCGAGGGGCCATTGAGCCTGGTATTCGATGAGGCCGAGAACCGGCTCCATTCCCAGAAAGCCCTGCTGGTGAAGTTGATGGGGAAGGAGATCAGGGGAGCATAG